From one Triticum aestivum cultivar Chinese Spring chromosome 4B, IWGSC CS RefSeq v2.1, whole genome shotgun sequence genomic stretch:
- the LOC123091713 gene encoding PRA1 family protein B2, with product MASAAPPLLPTTVPAAAPATVLPAAPDAAATSIASPDPAATRAFLGRIYDSAKRSLSGARPWPELLDRAALSRPDSLSDATARLRKNLAYFRVNYAALLALSLAVSLLAHPFSLAALLALLAAWCFLYLLRPADAVPLNALGRTFSDRETLGGLIAASVFVVFLTSVGGIIFSALALGAAVVCAHGAFRVPEDLFLDEVPDQGLVGNGATLNLLSFINGAAGGGGRV from the coding sequence ATGGCCTCGgccgcgccgcccctcctccccaccaccgtcccggccgccgcgcccgcgaccgtcctccccgccgccccggacgccgccgccacctccatcgCCTCTCCGGACCCGGCCGCCACGCGCGCCTTCCTGGGCCGCATCTACGACTCCGCCAAGCGCTCGCTCTCGGGCGCCCGCCCCTGGCCCGAGCTCCTCGACCGCGCCGCGCTCTCGCGCCCGGACTCCCTCTCCGACGCCACCGCCCGCCTCCGCAAGAACCTCGCCTACTTCCGCGTCAACTACGCCGCGCTCCTCGCGCTCTCCCTCGCCGTCTCCCTCCTCGCGCACCCCTTCTCCCTCGCCGCCCTCCTCGCGCTACTCGCCGCCTGGTGCTTCCTCTACCTCCTCCGCCCCGCCGACGCCGTCCCGCTCAACGCCCTCGGCCGCACCTTCTCCGACAGGGAGACGCTCGGGGGCCTCATCGCCGCCTCCGTCTTCGTCGTCTTCCTCACGTCTGTCGGTGGGATCATCTTCTCCGCGCTGGCGCTCGGCGCCGCCGTCGTCTGCGCGCACGGGGCCTTCCGCGTGCCAGAGGACCTGTTCCTCGACGAGGTGCCCGACCAGGGTCTCGTAGGAAACGGCGCCACCCTCAACCTCCTCTCCTTCATCAacggcgctgctggaggaggaggaCGCGTCTGA